The Fulvia fulva chromosome 6, complete sequence genome includes a window with the following:
- a CDS encoding ABC transporter G family member 1 yields the protein MHRTSYRSDVEMLIMSPEDPNHFSSDVDHHHVEKRLSGGESYFSNSTVRSIAWQNLTVTVNDRTTGHDRDILHRASGVVKPGEMLALMGPSGSGKTTLLNTLARRTDANAGHVLINGKQYPLCTHRAISSFVEQEDTLIGSLTVDETLKFAAKLALPASVSRAEIRDRVSKLVGSFGLGDQRRTLIGSPLRKGISGGQKRRVSVATQLITGPSVLYLDEPTSGLDSTASYEVMSFISRIALANNLIVIASIHQPSTKTLDLFSKVMLLSKGRPCYFGYTSDVDDYFNEIGMPIPPLTNPAEHMLDITNADFGNDADGARLDAIFTRWKQSQRAQLLDTQLAELFGDDVETPFVPHAAFTSQVVTLLHRAFIKSYRDLVAYWIRLVMYMGLSIMMGTVWLRLTPHQDHIQPFINAIFFGSAFMSFMAVAYVPAFLEDRSMFVKERANGLYGPTAFVISNFLIALPYLFLISILFSIFSYWMINLRPTGGAFFVWVMWLFLDLVAAESLVVLISSLFPNFVVALAFIAFANGLWMSVGGFLVSLPVLNVFWKYVFHYIDYQAYVFQGMMVNEFGSRNYNCEVDNGNCFCMYQSALQSECKIEGIAVLDKFGYPTGRQGKWVGIMIGIIVVYRLFGWAVTWYRKT from the exons ATGCACCGCACATCCTACAGGTCCGACGTAGAAATGCTCATCATGTCGCCTGAAGACCCCAACCACTTCAGCAGCGACGTTGACCACCACCATGTTGAGAAGCGACTAAGCGGCGGGGAATCGTACTTCAGCAACAGCACTGTCAGGAGCATCGCGTGGCAGAATCTCACTGTCACCGTCAACGACCGAACCACCGGCCATGATCGCGATATCCTTCATCGAGCTTCGGGAGTGGTGAAGCCTGGAGAGATGCTGGCACTCATGGGACCGTCTGGATCCGGAAAGACGACACTGCTCAATACTTTGGCTCGCAGAACCGATGCCAACGCAGGACATGTGCTGATCAACGGCAAGCAATACCCACT ATGCACTCATCGAGCCATCAGCTCTTTTGTGGAGCAGGAAGACACTCTCATCGGATCGTTGACCGTCGACGAGACCCTAAAGTTCGCCGCGAAGCTTGCATTACCTGC AAGCGTGAGCAGAGCCGAAATACGAGATCGTGTCTCCAAGCTCGTAGGATCCTTCGGTCTCGGTGATCAGCGACGAACGCTGATCGGTTCGCCGCTCCGCAAGGGCATATCTGGAGGCCAGAAGCGCCGGGTCAGCGTGGCAACACAGCTCATCACCGGGCCTTCAGTACTGTACTTGGACGAGCCGACCAGTGGTCTCGACTCCACTGCCAGCTACGAGGTCATGTCCTTCATCAGCAGAATCGCACTGGCGAACAAC CTCATCGTCATTGCAAGCATACACCAACCATCTACCAAGACATTAGACCTCTTCTCGAAAGTCATGCTGCTGTCAAAAGGCCGGCCCTGCTACTTTGGATACACATCCGATGTCGACGACTACTTCAACGAGATTGGCATGCCGATTCCGCCTCTCACAAACCCTGCTGAACACATGCTGGACATCACCAACGCTGACTTTGGCAATGACGCTGACGGGGCCCGTCTCGATGCCATCTTCACCCGCTGGAAGCAATCACAGCGCGCGCAGCTACTGGACACGCAGCTTGCTGAGCTCTTTGGTGACGATGTCGAGACGCCATTCGTGCCACATGCTGCCTTCACATCACAGGTCGTCACCCTCCTTCACAGGGCTTTCATCAAGAGCTACCGTGATCTAGTCGCCTATTGGATTAGGCTTGTGATGTACATGGGCCTATCGATCATGATGGGTACCGTGTGGTTGCGCTTGACTCCTCACCAGGATCACATACAACCATTCATCAATGCGATC TTCTTCGGCTCTGCTTTCATGTCCTTCATGGCAGTAGCTTACGTTCCTGCCTTCTTGGAAGATCGGTCGATGTTCGTCAAGGAGCGCGCCAACGGTTTATACGGCCCAACCGCGTTCGTCATCTCCAACTTCTTGATCGCACTGCCATACCTAT TCTTGATCTCCATCCTGTTCTCCATTTTCTCCTACTGGATGATCAACCTTCGACCCACTGGCggcgccttcttcgtctggGTAATGTGGCTTTTCCTGGACCTCGTCGCCGCTGAGTCCCTCGTTGTCCTCATCAGCTCACTCTTCCCGAACTTTGTGGTCGCACTGGCTTTCATCGCCTTCGCAAACGGTCTCTGGATGAGTGTTGGCGGCTTTTTGGTCTCACTTCCGGTCCTCAACGTCTTTTGGAAGTACGTGTTCCACTACATCGACTACCAGGCCTACGTCTTCCAGGGCATGATGGTCAACGAGTTCGGCAGCCGCAACTACAACTGCGAAGTTGACAACGGTAACTGCTTCTGCATGTACCAAAGTGCGCTGCAGAGCGAGTGCAAGATCGAGGGCATCGCGGTGCTGGACAAATTCGGCTATCCGACTGGCAGACAGGGCAAGTGGGTTGGCATCATGATCGGTATCATCGTGGTGTACCGGCTGTTTGGCTGGGCTGTCACATGGTACAGGAAGACGTGA
- a CDS encoding FAD-linked oxidoreductase ZEB1 translates to MLGVFSSVFAILTAAIAVTLFPPPVLTTDTDARCICFPGHECWPSEDTWTTSNDTLGGNLVATTPSAAPCHDSAFGDYKATTCSQLQEGWTLPDTHYATSSSLMAPFFANQSCDPFAGRSSRCIIGAYVSYAVDVRCADHVRRALASAQRHTVRIVIRNTGHDYNAKSPGAGSLGLWMHNSKDIRIADYEDAHYKRKAMRMGAGVQGFEAYAAAHKENLAVVGGECPTVGLVGGYTQGGGHSALGSKYGLAADQWEVVDGRGRHLIATRDQYADLFWALSGGGGGTYGVVVSMTVKAHTDPPTSGGNLTFTSNGISQDHFWEAINAYHESLPAIVDEGIMSVSAFSNTSFAITPMTGPGVTAERMEELLQPLITKLEDLNIDYTKVIRQFPSYYDEFNAMFAPIQVGIAQYGGRYFHLKESYYGVNHEKLSSVKDKYDPAHVFYALTAVGSDYWVPQDDARLCRAV, encoded by the exons ATGCTCGGCGTCTTCAGCTCCGTCTTCGCCATCCTCACTGCCGCCATCGCCGTTACTCTCTTCCCTCCGCCAGTACTGACAACAGACACGGATGCACGATGCATATGCTTTCCGGGACATGAATGCTGGCCATCCGAGGACACATGGACCACCTCCAACGACACCCTGGGCGGCAATCTTGTTGCAACCACTCCGTCGGCAGCCCCATGTCATGATAGCGCATTCGGCGATTACAAAGCTACAACATGCAGTCAGCTTCAGGAGGGCTGGACCCTGCCTGACACTCA CTATGCTACTTCGTCTTCGCTCATGGCACCATTCTTTGCGAATCAAAGCTGCGATCCCTTTGCTGGTAGATCGTCGCGCTGTATCATTGGCGCTTATGTCAGCTACGCAGTCGATGTCCGTTGTGCTGACCATGTACGACGGGCCCTAGCATCTGCCCAGCGTCACACTGTCCGCATAGTCATTAGGAACACCGGCCACGACTACAATGCCAAGTCTCCGGGTGCGGGCTCGCTCGGGCTCTGGATGCACAACTCAAAGGATATCCGAATCGCCGATTACGAAGATGCGCATTACAAACGGAAGGCGATGCGCATGGGCGCCGGCGTTCAAGGCTTCGAAGCGTACGCAGCCGCGCACAAGGAGAACCTGGCAGTGGTTGGCGGCGAATGTCCTACTGTTGGCCTCGTCGGTGGCTATACCCAGGGTGGAGGTCACTCAGCTTTGGGCTCGAAGTATGGCCTTGCAGCAGACCAA TGGGAAGTTGTTGATGGTCGAGGCCGACACTTGATAGCGACTCGCGACCAGTATGCCGACCTCTTCTGGGCTCTGAGTGGTGGCGGCGGTGGCACGTATGGTGTTGTTGTCTCCATGACTGTGAAAGCACACACTGATCCGCCGACCTCTGGGGGCAACCTGACGTTCACAAGCAATGGCATATCACAGGACCATTTCTGGGAAGCTATCAATGCTTATCATGAATCGCTGCCTGCCATTGTAGACGAAGGCATCATGAGTGTCTCCGCTTTCAGTAACACTTCCTTTGCCATAACACCAATGACAGGACCGGGAGTCACCGCTGAGCGCATGGAAGAGTTGCTGCAACCACTAATCACCAAGCTCGAAGACCTCAACATCGACTACACCAAAGTCATCCGCCAGTTCCCAAGCTACTACGACGAATTCAACGCGATGTTCGCTCCAATCCAGGTCGGCATCGCACAATACGGCGGAAGGTAC TTCCACCTCAAGGAGAGTTATTATGGTGTGAATCATGAGAAGCTCTCGAGTGTCAAGGATAAGTATGATCCTGCGCATGTGTTCTACGCGTTGACGGCTGTCGGGAGTGATTATTGGGTGCCGCAGGATGATGCGAGGTTGTGTAGAGCTGTGTGA
- a CDS encoding Golgi to ER traffic protein 4, with protein sequence MSAAKIQKVLARQQAKIEEGDFYEAHQQLRTIANRYAKSQDWPAAADLLSNGALMLLKAGQGGSGSDLCTYLMEVYQKAEFKADVPNKARILSLLRAFPPDEPSKKKFVTGIVEWSAKHSDFPAGDPELHHVIGSLYAEEGETYDAERHLTLGTSDSASALADMEYEWYASDEPSTASHYAARAVFPYLLIGNTRAANKALLLFTSRLSSLHPGLGVQSISSPSSDIRIYPSLPLLNFLGLLLLAIQRGTKDLFNQLKTHYAAHLKEASQWDEPLLQVGEMYFGIKIPSQSNPLFDMMSSMLMGGSNPFAAKKKESRQVTAGNATPSTSETPAPAPAVD encoded by the exons ATGTCTGCAGCCAAGATACAGAAGGTGCTCGCGCGCCAGCAAGCCAA AATTGAAGAGGGCGACTTCTACGAAGCACACCAACAGCTCCGAACGATCGCGAACCGATATGCCAAGTCTCAAGACTGGCCCGCCGCTGCCGACCTCCTCTCGAATGGCGCCCTCATGCTGCTCAAGGCCGGTCAAGGCGGTTCTGGCTCCGATCTATGCACATATCTGATGGAAGTCTACCAAAAGGCCGAGTTCAAGGCAGATGTTCCAAACAAGGCACGGATACTGAGCTTGCTCCGAGCTTTCCCACCGGACGAGCCCAGCAAGAAGAAGTTTGTCACTGGAATTGTAGA ATGGTCGGCAAAGCACAGCGACTTCCCAGCGGGCGATCCTGAGCTTCACCATGTTATAGGATCACTATACGCAGAGGAGGGAGAGACCTACGACGCCGAACGACATCTCACCCTCGGAACCAGTGACTCTGCGTCCGCCCTCGCTGACATGGAGTACGAATGGTACGCCTCAGACGAGCCCTCGACAGCCTCACACTACGCCGCCCGTGCCGTCTTCCCCTATCTGCTCATCGGCAACACTCGTGCTGCGAATAAGGCACTGCTCCTTTTCACCAGCAGACTATCCTCCCTCCATCCCGGCCTCGGCGTGCAGTCCATCTCCTCCCCTAGTAGCGACATCCGGATATACCCATCCCTCCCACTGCTCAACTTCCTCGGACTCCTTCTACTAGCGATCCAGCGCGGCACGAAAGACTTGTTCAACCAGCTCAAGACGCATTATGCAGCACATCTCAAAGAGGCGTCGCAGTGGGACGAGCCGCTGCTGCAGGTTGGAGAAATGTACTTTGGCATCAAGATCCCCAGCCAAAGCAATCCCCTGTTCGACATGATGAGCAGCATGTTGATGGGTGGTAGCAACCCATTTGCAGCGAAGAAGAAGGAGAGTCGACAGGTCACTGCGGGAAATGCAACGCCTAGCACGTCAGAGACACCTGCGCCGGCGCCAGCGGTCGACTAG
- a CDS encoding Zinc finger-containing ubiquitin peptidase 1, with product MANACCPFCGYNGNEHAVQLHIEEHHTDDSPFVPNDQHPSKENRVSANSSSSAAVSSSSHDSMPSDEWTRCTRPGCGEHIHLTDIDEHLDLHVAAALQEQENERPPPLPPRRSPRPDRPQPASSGKPSSPPRKLDTLKSRLENSPSRGSGSILSFFSGTSNYGRSSTVRHIRPPTNPGRLGKRELGPYAFEQRMPDKVRHILLHDAEPEYVQRIGSDGRLVRQAFVPNQTQGVINVLADLCSLDKDNAATFLCHPCVRHIHKLECDGNFCGFWNIQVLLTYVQHMDRHGPQTLPTVVKIQELIEKAWDSGVGAYGRTETGGILNTRKWIGTQEALTFFTRIGVNSQALAFKDGNSNTDPMAAEELLDHVEAYFISGEETARRHGTSRTTNLPPIYFQRAGHSMTIVGIERKHDGSRNLLVFDSSFATSKPMMRLIDGRKAQASIDNLLKVYRRSDVSLTRWSEFEILVPLSMQRAQSA from the exons ATGGCTAACGCTTGCTGCCCATTCTGTGGGTACAATGGAAACGAACATGCTGTGCAGTTGCACATCGAAGAACATCATACAGACGACTCGCCATTCGTCCCGAACGACCAGCATCCTAGCAAGGAGAATCGTGTTTCGGCCAACAGCAGTAGTTCTGCCGCTGTCAGCAGTTCCAGCCACGATTCTATGCCATCTGACGAGTGGACGCGATGCACGCGACCAGGATGTGGCGAGCATATTCATTTGACCGACATCGATGAGCACCTCGATCTTCATGTCGCAGCTGCACTGCAAGAACAGGAGAATGAGAGACCTCCTCCATTGCCTCCAAGGAGATCGCCACGGCCAGACAGACCTCAGCCTGCGAGCAGCGGCAAGCCCAGCAGTCCACCACGCAAGCTCGACACGCTAAAGTCGAGACTGGAGAATAGCCCAAGTCGAGGATCAGGCAGTATCTTAAGCTTCTTCTCCG GCACATCCAACTATGGCAGGTCATCGACTGTTCGGCACATTCGGCCGCCGACCAACCCTGGGCGTCTCGGTAAACGAGAACTTGGACCTTATGCTTTTGAGCAGCGAATGCCTGATAAGGTGCGGCATATCCTACTGCACGATGCTGAGCCAGAGTATGTGCAACGAATCGGCAGTGATGGGCGCCTCGTTAGGCAAGCCTTTGTTCCAAACCAAACGCAAGGCGTGATCAACGTGCTCGCGGACTTGTGCTCACTCGACAAGGACAACGCCGCTACGTTCCTTTGTCACCCATGTGTTCGACACATCCACAAGCTCGAGTGTGATGGCAACTTCTGTGGCTTCTGGAACATTCAGGTGCTACTCACTTACGTGCAGCATATGGATCGGCATGGACCGCAGACGTTACCCACTGTCGTCAAGATTCAGGAGCTGATCGAGAAAGCCTGGGACAGTGGCGTGGGTGCGTACGGTAGAACAGAGACGGGAGGCATTCTCAACACTCGCAAATGGATTGGTACTCAAGAAGCCTTGACGTTCTTCACCCGCATCGGTGTCAACTCACAAGCGCTCGCCTTCAAAGATGGCAACAGCAACACCGACCCCATGGCAGCTGAGGAATTACTGGATCATGTCGAGGCCTACTTCATTAGTGGTGAAGAGACAGCAAGAAGGCATGGCACTTCTCGCACCACCAACCTGCCTCCGATCTACTTCCAACGAGCCGGGCATTCCATGACCATCGTCGGAATCGAACGAAAACACGACGGCTCTCGCAACCTGCTGGTTTTCGACTCGTCCTTCGCGACATCCAAACCGATGATGAGACTGATCGACGGGCGGAAAGCTCAAGCTTCGATCGACAACCTTCTCAAGGTTTATCGCCGCTCGGACGTGTCACTGACCAGATGGAGCGAGTTCGAGATCTTGGT ACCTTTGAGCATGCAACGGGCGCAGTCCGCTTGA
- a CDS encoding Major facilitator-type transporter ecdD, which translates to MGRRNLLLMGAIGMCVYQFIVASTGTVAGVENLAAQRAAISFVCIYIFFFASSWGPVAWVVTGEMFPLKVRAKCLSMTTATNWLLNWAIAYATPYMVNEEYANLQSKVFFIWGSFCFVCIAFVYFMIYETKGLSLEQVDELFGVCSKAWESKKFHPQVSFLDVQERKTIIAEATGEVERKKSVQHEEVTDLKAE; encoded by the exons ATGGGTCGTCGCAACCTACTGTTGATGGGTGCCATCGGGATGTGCGTCTACCAATTCATCGTGGCCAGCACCGGTACTGTGGCTGGTGTGGAGAACTTGGCAGCGCAACGAGCGGCGATCTCGTTCGTTTGCATCTACATCTTCTTCTTTGCTAGCTCCTGGGGTCCTGTCGC CTGGGTTGTCACCGGCGAAATGTTCCCCCTCAAAGTCCGCGCCAAATGCTTGTCCATGACAACCGCCACAAACTGGCTCCTCAACTGGGCAATCGCCTACGCAACCCCCTACATGGTTAACGAGGAGTACGCCAATCTCCAGTCGAAGGTATTCTTCATCTGGGGCAGCTTCTGCTTCGTCTGCATCGCTTTTGTGTACTTTATGATCTACGAGACGAAGGGCTTGTCTCTGGAGCAGGTCGATGAACTCTTTGGTGTGTGCTCGAAGGCGTGGGAGTCGAAGAAGTTCCACCCGCAGGTTAGCTTTCTGGATGTGCAGGAGAGGAAGACGATCATTGCGGAGGCGACGGGGGAGGTAGAGAGGAAAAAGAGTGTACAGCATGAGGAGGTTACGGATCTCAAGGCGGAGTAG
- a CDS encoding Phospholipid scramblase family protein, translating into MATARWSLRLPRGVSNLHHTGAVPGRVNSRLRPELAPLSQRRWLQKPPPQDRPWASRPGEPKKDDSQNENQDKAIQEGESQPEQAQQPGRNAQLATALAEADTSDLVTEVHIPDGPNAILPPDHPALSILGNSSLVIQRQIEMMNIIIGMEQANRYVIMDGQGQTLGYIAEKDHGLGSAFARQMFKTHRSFTTHIFDRQEREVLRIHRPFAYINSRIRIYDPVPEGGYADMETSTALQGTSANSVVNQGAVSQVSPLNLEEMRIIGEAQQRWAPLRRKYDLFSYRPIEAPRDENLRIESGEKPTSDTIALTESKAPDQAIEAGMVQFAHVNEPFLSWDFTLKGEDQNTIGSVNRNFVGFAREIFTDTGVYALRMDSAAQTSALQDASGQEVARHEREAAAMTLDQRAVMLATAVSIDFDYFSRHSSVGGGGFMPIFWPMGGGAAEGGAAGAGAGAAGGAAEGAGAMEGAAGTAGRGLGGAAGAGSEGAIAGAGTMAGYEAMQRGASGQRGGDDASPTNNEPFGAGQSPEHSENRPGADDVWGENDDPWGGGGGGPPSDGPPPGMGGEGGDGGGGGGGWADVISDFFGD; encoded by the coding sequence ATGGCTACCGCACGATGGTCTCTTCGCCTGCCTAGAGGAGTATCGAATCTCCACCACACTGGCGCGGTCCCCGGCAGAGTCAATAGCAGACTTCGCCCCGAGCTAGCACCACTATCGCAACGAAGATGGCTACAGAAGCCGCCGCCTCAAGATCGTCCCTGGGCATCGCGACCAGGGGAGCCAAAGAAAGACGATTCGCAGAATGAGAACCAAGACAAGGCTATACAAGAGGGAGAGTCCCAACCAGAGCAGGCACAACAACCTGGACGTAATGCACAACTCGCCACAGCCCTCGCAGAGGCCGACACCTCAGATCTGGTCACCGAAGTGCACATCCCAGACGGTCCGAATGCCATCCTCCCGCCGGACCATCCAGCACTCTCGATCCTTGGGAACAGCAGTCTGGTCATCCAACGACAGATCGAAATGATGAACATCATCATTGGCATGGAGCAGGCAAACAGATACGTGATCATGGATGGCCAAGGTCAAACGTTGGGTTACATCGCGGAGAAAGATCATGGCCTTGGAAGTGCTTTCGCCAGACAGATGTTCAAGACGCACAGGAGCTTCACAACACACATCTTCGACAGACAAGAAAGAGAAGTGCTGCGTATACACAGACCCTTTGCATACATCAACAGTCGTATCAGGATTTACGACCCAGTGCCAGAAGGCGGATATGCCGATATGGAGACCTCAACGGCACTGCAGGGCACGTCCGCTAACTCGGTCGTAAACCAAGGAGCAGTGTCGCAAGTCTCGCCTCTGAACCTGGAGGAGATGCGCATCATCGGTGAAGCTCAACAGCGATGGGCACCCCTACGCCGAAAATACGATCTGTTCAGTTATCGGCCAATCGAAGCTCCCCGAGACGAGAACCTACGCATCGAGTCTGGCGAGAAGCCCACTTCCGACACAATTGCACTGACGGAATCAAAGGCACCTGATCAAGCTATTGAGGCTGGCATGGTACAATTCGCACATGTAAACGAGCCATTTCTGTCTTGGGACTTCACACTCAAAGGCGAAGATCAGAATACTATCGGTAGCGTCAACCGCAACTTTGTCGGCTTCGCAAGAGAAATCTTCACTGATACGGGTGTCTATGCACTGAGAATGGACAGTGCTGCGCAGACGTCCGCTCTGCAGGATGCCAGCGGTCAGGAAGTGGCAAGACACGAACGAGAGGCTGCGGCGATGACACTGGACCAGAGGGCAGTGATGCTCGCGACTGCCGTAAGCATCGACTTCGACTACTTCTCTAGACACTCTTCCGTAGGTGGAGGAGGCTTCATGCCGATCTTCTGGCCCATGGGTGGAGGAGCAGCAGAGGGCGGTGCCGCTGGGGCAGGGGCCGGGGCCGCTGGAGGTGCAGCTGAAGGAGCGGGAGCTATGGAAGGTGCTGCGGGTACCGCCGGGCGTGGTCTTGGTGGAGCTGCCGGTGCGGGCAGCGAAGGGGCGATTGCCGGCGCAGGAACCATGGCTGGCTACGAAGCAATGCAGCGTGGTGCTTCTGGACAAAGAGGTGGTGACGACGCAAGTCCGACAAATAACGAGCCGTTCGGAGCAGGCCAATCGCCGGAGCACTCAGAGAACAGGCCTGGCGCCGATGATGTCTGGGGCGAGAACGATGATCCTTGGGGAGGTGGTGGTGGCGGACCTCCCAGTGACGGACCGCCGCCAGGCATGGGTGGCGAGGGAGGTGATGGCGggggaggaggaggaggatgGGCAGATGTGATAAGCGACTTCTTTGGCGACTGA
- a CDS encoding putative tRNA-splicing endonuclease subunit sen2: MSWLYCLATTGRMDYVTVPDEPSANGEPAEAVKTVSTEASTNGQATTPSPQKPRKRKPNYNLIHKKPLPLEAYPLPAFHPTNPISLLRLAYTYLFHLVSPPSSHPAELYIGYFSPESRSVHVTDPKHARALWEMGFFGKGTLSRSEPSWLDREKAQRKADRTGGGTAEEATNKRRAERKMFKLERARIEAERIEKQKLVEEGKLDPSVLENLETDAAIAKRILEEHNSAQTEANMKDLDRAEPIGTNDDLHQDLDSIEDQEHLQLTLEEAFFLSYGLGVLSICYHHPTAGPHEPFTNHNLLTRFSHHSIFPPQSASSIVPPDNQFLLNYVVYHHFRSLGWVVRPGVKFAVDYLLYFRGPVFSHAEFAVIIVPSYTDPYWKTKQGVKERRVKQTNDWWWMHCINRVQSQVLKTLVLCYVEIPAPSAINGTEDDVGALLKTFKVREFVVKRWVANRQRD; this comes from the coding sequence ATGTCGTGGCTATACTGTTTAGCCACGACCGGCAGGATGGACTATGTGACTGTTCCTGATGAGCCCAGTGCCAACGGCGAGCCTGCTGAAGCTGTCAAGACGGTGTCAACCGAGGCCAGCACAAACGGACAAGCAACCACACCATCACCTCAGAAACCACGAAAACGGAAACCAAACTATAACTTGATCCACAAGAAGCCTTTGCCCCTCGAAGCGTATCCATTACCAGCTTTCCATCCGACAAATCCAATCTCACTACTACGGTTGGCATACACATATCTATTTCACCTGGTCTCGCCACCATCATCCCATCCAGCAGAGCTATACATCGGCTACTTCTCACCAGAGAGTAGGTCCGTTCACGTCACAGATCCAAAACATGCCAGAGCACTATGGGAAATGGGCTTCTTCGGCAAGGGTACACTCAGCAGAAGTGAACCGAGCTGGCTAGATCGAGAGAAAGCACAGCGGAAAGCGGATCGAACTGGAGGCGGGACAGCGGAAGAGGCCACCAACAAACGCAGAGCTGAACGTAAAATGTTCAAGCTCGAGCGTGCGAGAATAGAGGCCGAACGTATTGAGAAGCAAAAGCTGGTTGAAGAGGGGAAATTAGACCCCTCTGTGCTCGAGAATCTGGAGACAGATGCTGCAATTGCGAAGAGGATCCTTGAGGAGCACAATAGTGCACAAACAGAAGCGAACATGAAAGATCTGGATCGAGCGGAGCCCATCGGAACGAACGATGATTTGCATCAGGATCTGGATAGTATTGAGGACCAGGAACACTTACAGCTGACCCTGGAGGAAGCCTTCTTCCTCTCGTATGGCCTTGGTGTACTTTCGATCTGCTATCATCATCCGACCGCTGGACCACACGAACCGTTCACCAATCACAATCTCCTCACACGATTCTCTCACCACAGTATCTTTCCACCACAATCAGCCTCTTCAATCGTGCCACCAGACAACCAATTCCTCCTCAACTACGTCGTGTACCACCATTTTCGATCCTTGGGCTGGGTTGTCCGGCCAGGCGTCAAATTTGCGGTTGACTACCTCCTCTACTTCCGTGGCCCAGTCTTCTCTCATGCAGAATTCGCCGTGATCATTGTGCCTTCGTACACGGACCCCTACTGGAAAACCAAGCAAGGTGTAAAGGAGAGACGAGTCAAGCAGACCAACGACTGGTGGTGGATGCACTGTATTAACCGAGTCCAGAGTCAAGTGCTGAAGACACTTGTACTTTGCTATGTTGAGATTCCTGCACCATCAGCTATCAACGGAACGGAGGATGACGTTGGTGCTTTACTGAAGACCTTCAAGGTCCGGGAATTCGTGGTCAAGAGATGGGTGGCGAACCGACAGAGAGATTGA